From the genome of Cryptococcus neoformans var. grubii H99 chromosome 11, complete sequence:
TCCGTCAAGATAGGATCTGAAAAGAAAGTACCAAAAAGGATATTTTGCATCTCcggcgaaggaagagattgcGCCAAAATCtgaagtggagaagagtAAGGGTCGTTAGCAGCCGAAATGATAGAAGCATTCATAGGAAAACCGGGAATGAAAGGGATGGTTGCATTTGGAGTAGATGGAAAATGCTGTAAGACCGAAGGTGTGGACCGTGGGGCgacagaaggaggaggtacATGTCTGGAAACTCGATGCGAAGTTATTTGAACAGGGGGCACCTGCGACTTCGACAGCGATCGCTGCGATTGTGCTTGAGGTCGCTGAGTTAAAGGAGGTGCCATTGCctgttttttctttttttttggtggtCCCGAAGCGAGTTCCAAAAGCTAACAGATGACGAGCATGTCAGATTGAGGCCTGGTGAGCTACAAGTAGAACTTACTTCCCCCGAgatgtcatcatcaattGACATGCTCCTCTTTTGCTGTGGCTGTTCATTGGCATCGacatcatcgtcttccaaTTCATCCACTTCCTGCTCCTCGACCAGCGCAGCCAGTTCACCATCCAGGTCCGGCCCTTCAGCGACCTCGTTGATCGTTTTACTCTTGGGCTTCGTTTCCTCTCCTATGTCTGATTCATCTTCGCTATCACTGTCGAATCCGTTGATGATTTTCTCTCGTATCTCgtgtttcttttttttcttgctTAAGGAGGAATCAGAGGTTGAAGACTGGGCAATATTCTGCCCGTTTTGGTCTGCCGATATTGGGGGTCCAACTCTCCACTGTACTCGCGGACTTGGTGAGTCGCCCGAGTGCAGTAGAGAATCATTGCTGGCTGCTCTGGGAGAGGGCATAGGATGTTATATGCAGTGGCTTGAGATTTTAAAGTTGCCAGAGACTCGTGTCTTTTGCACGCAGCTCGGGAACGTTGTGAGCACAGTCCCCTTCTTCGTGGTATATGCAGATATGGCGGTCGCAGTTGTAAGAGGAACACAGCGGTCGTGGTGGATGACACTGGAAAAATTATAGTAAGCACATTCCCTGTTTCTTTTGGATTCCATAAGGATTTACGGCGGTAATATCGTTTCGTCGACAATCGGGCTTGACCCCCGTACGGCTTGGCCCCGTAAGGCAGCgagggaaaaaagagaCAACAAGCATGAGTGCGACGAGACAATAgtattacgtaatattAGGGCATTACGTAATCGGTTTTTGACATATGTGCCCACTATGCACAAAGAAGGCGAACGTCAGGTCGTGAGTATACCGCATTAGAAAGTGTGAGAAGAGACTGAGGACGCTCAGTACTGGCATTAACGCAGAAAAAATGCTGATTTCGCTTCTGTGTGACTTCGTTGAAGCCCTGGCAGGCTTCGAGTTGCCTCAACGACGTCGACCTTCGAGTCGTTCGCGGCATGCCGAACTGCATATGCATACATGAGTTGCTTTGCATTACTGCACTCTCCTATGAAGCAGAAGCCAACTAATATCTAACAGTCTACAGTCTATGATCTATAGCTACTGCGCGTCAATCCAAACGCGCAAGACTCCTGTATTAAGAAAAGAGCACACCGCCGAGCCACTGCCTTTGACAAAATGAATTTCGAACAGTCTAAGCGGTGCCCCTACCTTTCTGTCTCTCGATCTCTTCCCTGACAGCTTTGTCGACATCGGGCGCTTGAATAGGATATCTGTTGACCAGATACCACATAATAggggtgatgatgacaatGAGCGCCATGAAGCATGTAGTAGCGGCGAATCCGGGAATGTATCTAGGCGCGTCCTGGCTGGGCCAAAGGAAAACGCCATAGATGGAAGCAGAACATCCCAAGGCGTTCACCAGGGCGATAGCCACACCACGTTTCTCCGCTGGATGCGTTAGAACATTTGGCACCCAGGTAAGGACCTAGTACAAAAAGTTTGTTGTCAAAAAATTGAACGGCCTTGTAAAACAGGAAAGCGCTTACGAGTGGGGGAAGGGCGTAAACACAGCCGAAGGCTAAGATAAGGAAGACGTATTGCACCATGTGGGTGGTGACACAAGTCacaatgatgaagaaaattGTACCCAAGGCCCCTCCAACcatgatgaagagaggtTTGGCTTTATAGTAATCGGCCCCCCAGCAGAAGCCAATGATACAGACGCTATTAACTGATGTTAGTTCGCGTGGGACAACGTACGGATGAAATAACTTACAACGCACAAGCATACAGAGGGATGGTTCGGTATTGACCAAGATATCCCGTCCAACCCACTGGAACGGTTGTTAGCAATGTTAACCATTATGACCAGAATCCCTATATGTAAATAAGGACATACAAGTTCCGATCAGAGTAGGGACAAAGTATTGAATAGTCTGGGCGCCTTGAGTAAGCATATAAAGCACAGTAAAGACCCAAGTCCTCCAGTCGCAAGCGGCCATCTTAAAAGCTGCCCAATGACTGATGTGGCCCTGAGCACCAGCGGTACTACTAAGACCATCGTATGCCAGCCGTTGGACAGCAAGCACACGCTCGTCGGGCGAGAGAAATTTTGTCGTGGATGGCCAGTCAGGCATGATCAACCAAGTGAAGAACCCAAGGAATGAAGAGGCACAACCTTCAATGATCTGTAATGACAGATAAGTCTGACGACATATGTGGAAAAAATGGTATGACTTACGAAAAGCCATTGCCAACCAGCCAGACCCCTAGCCCCATCCAAGTTTTCCGTCTGAAATGGAATATTAGACTCCTTTATCCACAGATCTAAATTTGGGGGATGGCGACTCACTATTGCACCAGCAAGGAGACCCGAAAAGGCGCCGGAAACTGCTGTGGCAGTGTAGTAAAGAGAAAACCGACTAGCCAGCTCGTATCGTTTATACCATCTGCGTCAAACCGATTAACGTCAGTCACTAcaggcagaggaagatagACCAAAGAGAATAACTCACGATGATAAGTAAAAGGCCACACCAGGAGCGAACCCTGCCTCAACGAAACCAAGAACAAAACGGATCCCTGCCAGTGCTTGATATGTCTTTGCGGCAGCCATGCAAGCCGCAATACCGCCCCATATGATACACAGCCCACTGAGATAAAGCGAGGGACGAAGCCGAGAAATCATCATGTTGGAGGGAACTTCAAATATGACATAGGAGATGAAAAACACCTTAATAGACATTGCTTTTAATAACAAGCAACTTTGGAATAGGCTGAAAACTGCTCACCAAAAGAACAATGGAATATTGGGTAGAAGTCAAATTGAGATCCGCCTCAAGTCCCCCTGTTTTAGCGTTGCTGCCACACCTTGCGTTCAATGGAAACCCTCTCAATGATAAGTATGACCTACCCAACATTGGCTCTGTCGAGATATGACAGTGTGTAGAGCGCCCAAATGGTAGGGATAATTCTCTTGTCGATTTTCCTTACAAGCGCTTTTTCTGCCTCGGAGTTGGGTTCGTATTGAGCAGCCAACTCAAGCTggtccatcttctcaaggTCATTTTCGTTccattcctcctcatcccgTTTGGTGGAGTCTATGGGGTCCTTCTGTGATGGCATGTCGAGAATGCTGTAAACTATGCAGCGATTTGTACCAGTAGGAGGTGGTAGGGTGAAATGACAAGTGTATTGAATAGTTTCGACGAGTTGATAATCGTTGTCTTGCGTTCTTATACTagctgaagaagcaaaTTATATTGTAACATCTGCATATCTAGATGCGAGAGGAAGCCGAAAAACCCGATGAACTGCAAAATGTCGGATGCGTTCTGAGTGGTGACGAGTGACAAACATAGAGTAATACAGCGCAGGAATCCAAAACCAAATGGGAGGTTTTACTACCCCCGCAACTTCCAAACAGGGGCGCCAAAACGTAATCCCCCCGGGGTCCCTGGGGCACCTCCTGTAGTCTGTAGTCTTCTGAATGAATGTGCAACTAGGCAGGACCAGCATCGCAGATAAGGGCTCGTTTGGACATATATTTCATGCGAGAATTAAACGTGGCCTTTTTAGCTCGCAAAAGCGCAGCGAACAGAAGTCGGTGAGTGATTcaggaaaggagaaaataGGACCGTCGAGAACCGACCAAATCGGCTAACCCGGAATATCGGGAAGATAAGCCATTATCATAAACAAATCAACCACAATTTGGCCCTTTTCGTCGGCATCATTTTTCATTTTCAGCTTTTTGCAACTTACGTAATTCTAATCTATAGTGCCTCCACACACGGACGCTCGCTACCTCGCTTGCACCGGGTACTTGCTGCACCTTACACTCTTTTTCATTTTCTGAGTCCTTCTATTTTGCTCTATTGAAAGTTAAAATCCATGAAGAATCTTGGAAGACCTACCAAAAGGCAGAGATAATGGATCTACGATACTTATTAGGACGCAATCATATCTTACAGGTTACGAATTACATGCTGATGTATAGCAGGAGCGGTAATGGGAACAGGCAGGAGACATTTATATTTCCGGAACTCGAGAAAAGGCCTCCAATCATCCGGCCTTCGGGTGGAAAATTAAATATTCATTTCCATTTCCAAACATCCACCACATTTCTGGCATTATGCCATTACTGCGTGGGATAATATCGGTCCGGGTGCCGAGAACCGAAAGATTAAAGGAAAGGATCCCACCTGACCGAGAAAGGCTATGTTATGTCGTTGCGTCATCGTTCGCGCTGTCTCCCTTCCCTGCCTGCTGATATTCTGCCATACTATGCCGGGCCTATCATCATGGCGCTTTACGGCGGATGGCAGCGGGCTTCGCTATCGGCAGAAGAGCCTGTATAGCCGGGAGATTAATCCCCAAGCGCCAGCAGCCTTACCCAGATGGGAATTTGTCTTCTGTTAAGTAGGTGTGAGTGATGGTCGAACCACGAGCTGATCCACATCGCTTCAACACTTGACATATCACTACAACAACCTTTCGCATCTGCTATTCTGAAGGAATATGTCTCTCGAGAACAATCTTACCCTTAACATCCTCAAGAAGGCCGAAGACGGTGGCTATGGCGTTGTCGCTCAAACATGGTGATTATACTCAAGTTCTCTCTAGCAAACGATGCTGACAGGTAAACTGGAAGCTATGATGCCAACATGGCTGTAGCCCTCGTGAGAGCGGCAGAAAGGAACAAATCCCCTGCCATCCTACAACTGTTCCCTGTGACTCTTGCTGCTGGCGGTGGTCCCTTGCTTCAGTACTGCCTCGACGTGTATGTCCTTATTGTTTTGCCCTACATTAGTGAATTATATTGACCTTCCGGCAGCGCACACAACGCTTCTGTCCCTATTTCGGTTCATCTCGACCATGCAACGGATCCCGAGCATCTGGAGCTGTCCATTGGCCTTGCTGAGAAAGGTATCAAATTCGACAGCATCATGGTTGACGCAAGTCACGCCGACACCGACGAGGAAAATATTGCCATTGCTGTGCCATACATCAAGCGCTGTCGCGCCGCTGGCGTTGCTACCGAAGTTGAGCTGGGCCGATTGGAGGGTGGTGAGGCTGGCTTGAGAGAGATCACTGGTGCGATGTTGACAGATCCCGCTAACGCCGAGGAGTTTATGAAGGCGTACGTTACTGCTTGGCCAAAACGTTCAGCAACTAACCATTATTGGCTGTGGATGCAGGACTGGTGCCGATATACTTGCGCCTTCATACGGAAACCTTCATGGGAGTTACAAATTTATCGGGGGACCCAAATATAAACTTGAAATGTAAGTGGGATTATCCATCCtgttgaaagaaaaggaaattGACGCAGTGATGCAACAGCTTGAAAGACCTTCAGAAACGATTCAGAGGCAGAATACCCTACCTCTGCGCTCATGGGACTGATGAGCTTCCTGATTCTCTTTTCCAAGACCTCGTTAAGGCCGGTGTTTCCAAGGTCAGTCATGAATCATGAGATCCGTGGCTGTTCTAGCATCCTAATGGGAGTCATTACGTAGTTCAACATCAACTCTTGGGCCCGAGACCCTTACATCGAGACTCTCGGTAAAGAACTTTCAGCAGGCACACCCTTCCCGGACGCTTCCGAAAAGGCCATTGAGGCATTTGCTCAGGTGTGTGACCACATGATGGGACTTCTCGGTTCCAAAGGCAAGGCAGCATAAAAAGCCAAGTAACAGACTAGCAGCATGTATCATTCTGGTAATACCATTATCATGCAAATGGACAACAAAGCAACGATCTAACAATAGGAGACAGAGACTATTCTCCTTCATTTGCAAGCTCCTCGGGATCTATTTCCAAGCTTTCATTGACAGCTTCCTCGTCTTTAGCCACACTGCTTAGCTGCTCTTTCCCTGAAGCCTTGCCcgtttttcttcttttgaaCCTCTGATGGGATTCTGGCTGGAATTGTGAAGGGTGACTAGTCTTCGTCAGCATGTCATCAGCATATGTTATGACGATACTTACACTCTCGTAGCACTCCAAAGATAACCGCCAGTGGCACTCGTTGTCATCATAGGATGCGTCCTGCCAGGTAATACCTGATACGTCCTCTCCCAGCTCTCAGTGAGGGTGTCATTAAGATAATTTGGGTCTTTTTTAGACCAACTGAGCAGCTCAGCCAAGACTTGGTAGTAAGGAGAGTAGACTACAATTGGAGCAGAGCCGAGGAGATACGGTGTGAGTCGGGCGACAACCGAAATGGGATTAAGAGTTGTTGCAAGGATCAAACTGTAAATGGTTAGCCTGTACAATTACTTCGCCCCGATACACTGGAATTACCCGTCCCAGCCACCTAGATGCAGCTCATTTCGAGTATTATTGAGTTCGGCCACCTGAGCAGCATATTTTCGCTGCTTGGCAGCGGCCTTAATAGGGTTTGTGGGAGGCTCGGCTTGGACAGGAGGGGCGGCTTTGTGCAGTGGTTAGCGCATCGACTCCAACATAGAACTTTATTACCCACGCTTCTGatattcttcctctgcttccaaCCAGTTTAACCATTTAATCGGCTCCAGCTCCCTGTCAGAGAAGTTCATAGTTTGTAATATGCCCCAGGCAGGAGGACTATCGCTCTCATTGAATAAGAGAATACTTCCTTCGGATCCCATTCTTTGCAGCACAGCGGCAGTAATCAGACCGCCAGTGTCGTCAACGACAAGGTAACGCCCCCCAGGTCGGATATTGGCCATAGTAAGCAGTTGGGAAAGGGTATCATCtcggagatgaagaatagACTGAGGAGATCGAAGATTATAATGGTAAAGGACATTAGGGATAGAAGGAGCGAGAGGTTGGACTGTCTGGTAAAACCTACAGCCATAGGTTATTATGGCACGCAACGAGGCAATGAGgcagaaaaaggagatactttttttctttccgtCTCCTCCATTTCTCTTTACTGAAATCTGTCTTGAGCCCAAATTTCTCATGTCGTGCAATTTGCGCCTGGATAATTTCTTCTGGCGTGCATCCCTGAGCTCGAAGCTCCGCAATCTCGTCATGAGACAACGTCGTCTTCTCAGTTTCTGAAAGATCGTCAATAAATTCGTTGGTTTCAACGATGTCGTCTTTTAGTGAATGTTAGTGTCACGCCTCACAAAAGGACGGCCATAGGACTAACCAATGACGGCATCCACGACAAGCTGCCTTTTCAGAGGTCTCAAGATATTATTCCACCCTGGGTTACTTTTAGACACCGCTGCAATgtccttgcccttgctTTTATTCCTCCCGTTGCCCTTTTTGTTTTGAGTTTCTTCCGTGGAAAGGTCAAGAGACTGAGATTGAGGAGTGCTGGCTCCCGAGCCACTGCTAGAAACAATTTCATACGTGATGTCGTAATGCAAACCAATGAGTTGGGAGGCGGGGAATGCTCCATATTTACCGAGCTGGACAAGGCTACTCCATATCAGCGCTGAAGCTTCCCATGATTAGATTAAAGAGGCCTACTTGTCCCGTAGGACAACGACGGATTTGACAAGGTCACTTGGCAATCGCAAAAGGACGGTGTCACCCTCTTTGATTTTCGTCAACCGACCAAGAATCACCTCTGTTAAGGGCTCCGAGGGTTCTAAGACTTTGCGGGGTCGCTTGGCCGAAGGCAGTTCAGAAGTTGTAGCTTCTGCATTTCCTGGAGCTCCAGTGGTCCCGGCGGCAGGTTGCTGTAATTGTGGCAGAAGTGATGGGATACTTGCAGTTGAGTCCAACTGGGCCGGCTGGTGAGTGTTCTGTTGCTTTTCTGCCATGGGAATGGGTTGGGATGTGAAGTATGGACGTAAGGGAAGTTAAATTGTTGCGTGCTTTATTGCAAGATGTAATGCCGTCTACACATGGACATGCGAGCCGACTTCTTGTTGGGAAAAATCCACTACCGGCGGATCATCAATTTAACACCTATTTTCACTGGAATGCCACGTCATAATtatcaccaccaccaccaccaccaccagcagccatgccaccaccactcTTCTCTATCTCGCCGACTTAGCTGAGTTCTGCCTATGTCCATACCCACAATGGCCCAACAACCATACATGTCACACTCTCCTCCCCCACTCCAACACCCCAAGCCAACACACATTGCTTATCCGCCCCCGGAACCACCACACACTCCAGCTCAGTCCACAGACTCCTCTCCTTACTCCCAAGCCCAGCGCATCTCTCAAGACGGTTACCTTCGCTACTCTTCGCCTCCGGCGGGAGAACCACTAGCTAGCTCTTCAGGATTTAGCTCCTACGCTCCTCCGCCTACAGGGCAGCAGCCGGTTCAATCAAGGCAGACATTCGGCCAAGCGGGAACGCCGGGAGTCCAAGGTGTGCATGGATATGGGGTGCCAGGATATGCTTGGCCGGGCATGAATGACGCGACCGCCCAAATGGGGATGCAGTTTGGCAAGAGCGCAGTGGCTGCTGGGCAGGAATATGTGGAGAAAAATGTTGGTACAATGTCAGCAATCGCCCAGTACTGACGTTTTGAGCAGTTCACGAGATATTTGCCTCTACAACTCATCAAAGTCTCCTTTTCTGTAACCAACTCATACGTTTTGAATAAACTGCGTCTaatccttttcccttgGAGACATAAACCTTGGTCTCGACAAAGTCGGCGGTCAACCGACAATGGCGCCGTTGAAGGGTGGCAGGCGCCTAGAGACGATATCAACGCGCCCGATCTTTACATCCCTAGTAAGTCCAAAAAGACGCAGTAAGAATTCTCTGACTTGTCGTGTTTCCAGCCATGGCTCTCGTTACTTATACTCTTCTATGTGCCCTTGCGTCCGGCCTTCAATCCCGCTTCCATCCAGAGGTTCTCGGATTGTCGCTTTCCAAAGCCTTGGCTGTAGTGATCACGGAATTTTGTGCTATCAAGTTGGGCTGCTATCTCCTCGACGTGCGCGGTAGCGGTGCCTCGGGCGTAGAGCTTGTGGGGTATGGTGGATACAAGTTTGTTGGAATTATTGCTACGATTGTGGTCAGCCTCTTGGGCTTAGGGAAAATGATCACTCTAGGCGTATTTATTTACACTCTTGCCGCGAACGcattcttcttggtgaGCTGTGTCACGattttatcttcttcctctctaATATTGTCGTTTGATAGCTTCGATCGCTCAAATatgttctccttcctgACGCCTCCGTCACTTCATCTGTGATTACGCTCAGTCATTCGCAACGTTCCAGACGTGTGCAgttccttttcttcgtgGCCGTGGCTCAGGTGCTTTGGATGGCCTGGTTGTCAAGAGTATAGAAGGGGTGAGCATGCTCTAGAGTAAAATTCATATGCATGGATCATTTCTTGTCAATCCAGGGGGCGCATATTCTTATGCGGAAAATTCCATTGACTGTTTTCCTACGACATCTGACAATAATTATTATATGTCTGAGATCCGCGTCGATTTACGCATAGCAGCCCTTTGAGCCCTAATTGAAAGTTTCTACCTGGCGAGAAGAGTCGGGGGTGGAAGTCCGATGCACAATCGAAGAGTCAAGATGTATGACTTGCCGACATATGTAACTACACCCTGGCCATTATCGATGCACAAGGTTAGGTTGCAGTATACAAAGACTTGGAACCAGCCGACTTGGCTAAAACTCATCTGAACGATGACAATTCAGCTGCAATTGCCCGATTGCGATTTTGCGCAAATTTCAGTTATTAAATTGCATTGAATCAACGGAAACTCTtgcaaagaaggagaacaTGCCAAATCCCATCTAATCAACTCGTGGAATACAAAAATTGGTAAATGCTTCAAAGTCAATGCAAATGCTGTCGTTACATAAAACTACGATTCCAACGTCCCATCTCAACGCTTGATTTCAGGTTCTTTGAAAGATACGCTAGGCCCATCCTTGTTGGACCCTGTACTTTGTACACTGGCCGATCGATACATTGCTAAAGCCGGATTCTTCTTGAAACCTGGAGCGTTAGTACCATAATTTGACTGCCCAGGCGCTGTGTCCGATGAAGGACTAGCATCGTCGGCGAAGCGCACCGCAGGCGACGATCGGCTAGCTGAAAGGGTTCTTGTGAGAGGGATCGCAAGATTTTGAGATTGGGAAGGTGAGGATGATCCGCGCGAATCTTCTGCCAGTATGGACTCGGGTTCTGCAGCAATGTTTTGAGGACGCGAaggggatgaggatggaacaagaagagatggattgGGAGGGGCTAAGCCTTCTTCGGCACGGGAgggagagttggaagaatgTTGTCGTCGGCCGAACAGCCTGGAGCGGATGGATCGTCTCGGGAGCCCGGCGCTGTTCTGCCGAGAGACGACAATTGCTGGTGgtttcattttcttcctcctttgccGACGAGTCTCGTTCGGAACATCCTCATAGTCGGCCTCGTTTTCTTCATAATCACCCCCATGGGACACATCGCCCCGGCCCTCGCTATCCCTATCCTCGTCTGCAAGACCCTCTGGGCTCTGcgttctctccaagccaTCGACATAATCATGCCTTGGACCGCCGTGCGATTCGATCGATGGTGACGGTTCCGGAGTGTTAATAGCCATCAGCCCAAGACCGAGACGATCAACTGCATCTTTGCCGCCATTTTGAACCCGTGAAGTAGCATGCTCGAGGCTTTTgggaaggtgatgaagCAAATCGTCAAGCTCTCGTGACTTGAGGCGATGGGGATGAGTGAAGCGGTCACTTTCCGTTTTCTTGTTGTCGGAAAAATGGTTTCGGATGACCTCGACTTCAACCTAAAAGCCATACGCATGAGCAAGTCGTGATAAGCAATTGGGACATCCGCATAGCATACCTCGTCACTGTCCTTGACTTTTCTCTCCACAATGAGGTGGTTTCCTTCTCTGTACTTGGCCAGGGGGGGCGTTCTTCTaccacctccttccttaTCTTCGACCTCTTCCattccctcttccacctctctcTGTGTCTCAGGGTCATTCGCAAGATCAgagctttcttc
Proteins encoded in this window:
- a CDS encoding tRNA (adenine-N(1)-)-methyltransferase non-catalytic subunit TRM6 encodes the protein MAEKQQNTHQPAQLDSTASIPSLLPQLQQPAAGTTGAPGNAEATTSELPSAKRPRKVLEPSEPLTEVILGRLTKIKEGDTVLLRLPSDLVKSVVVLRDNLVQLGKYGAFPASQLIGLHYDITYEIVSSSGSGASTPQSQSLDLSTEETQNKKGNGRNKSKGKDIAAVSKSNPGWNNILRPLKRQLVVDAVIDDIVETNEFIDDLSETEKTTLSHDEIAELRAQGCTPEEIIQAQIARHEKFGLKTDFSKEKWRRRKEKKFYQTVQPLAPSIPNVLYHYNLRSPQSILHLRDDTLSQLLTMANIRPGGRYLVVDDTGGLITAAVLQRMGSEGSILLFNESDSPPAWGILQTMNFSDRELEPIKWLNWLEAEEEYQKPAPPVQAEPPTNPIKAAAKQRKYAAQVAELNNTRNELHLGGWDGLILATTLNPISVVARLTPYLLGSAPIVVYSPYYQVLAELLSWSKKDPNYLNDTLTESWERTYQVLPGRTHPMMTTSATGGYLWSATRVHPSQFQPESHQRFKRRKTGKASGKEQLSSVAKDEEAVNESLEIDPEELANEGE
- a CDS encoding ER to Golgi transporter Yif1, yielding MSIPTMAQQPYMSHSPPPLQHPKPTHIAYPPPEPPHTPAQSTDSSPYSQAQRISQDGYLRYSSPPAGEPLASSSGFSSYAPPPTGQQPVQSRQTFGQAGTPGVQGVHGYGVPGYAWPGMNDATAQMGMQFGKSAVAAGQEYVEKNFTRYLPLQLIKVSFSVTNSYVLNKLRLILFPWRHKPWSRQSRRSTDNGAVEGWQAPRDDINAPDLYIPTMALVTYTLLCALASGLQSRFHPEVLGLSLSKALAVVITEFCAIKLGCYLLDVRGSGASGVELVGYGGYKFVGIIATIVVSLLGLGKMITLGVFIYTLAANAFFLLRSLKYVLLPDASVTSSVITLSHSQRSRRVQFLFFVAVAQVLWMAWLSRV
- a CDS encoding tagatose-bisphosphate aldolase, variant — encoded protein: MSLENNLTLNILKKAEDGGYGVVAQTCYDANMAVALVRAAERNKSPAILQLFPVTLAAGGGPLLQYCLDVAHNASVPISVHLDHATDPEHLELSIGLAEKGIKFDSIMVDASHADTDEENIAIAVPYIKRCRAAGVATEVELGRLEGGEAGLREITGAMLTDPANAEEFMKATGADILAPSYGNLHGSYKFIGGPKYKLEILKDLQKRFRGRIPYLCAHGTDELPDSLFQDLVKAGVSKFNINSWARDPYIETLGKELSAGTPFPDASEKAIEAFAQVCDHMMGLLGSKGKAA
- a CDS encoding tagatose-bisphosphate aldolase, translated to MAAGFAIGRRACIAGRLIPKRQQPYPDGNLSSVKNMSLENNLTLNILKKAEDGGYGVVAQTCYDANMAVALVRAAERNKSPAILQLFPVTLAAGGGPLLQYCLDVAHNASVPISVHLDHATDPEHLELSIGLAEKGIKFDSIMVDASHADTDEENIAIAVPYIKRCRAAGVATEVELGRLEGGEAGLREITGAMLTDPANAEEFMKATGADILAPSYGNLHGSYKFIGGPKYKLEILKDLQKRFRGRIPYLCAHGTDELPDSLFQDLVKAGVSKFNINSWARDPYIETLGKELSAGTPFPDASEKAIEAFAQVCDHMMGLLGSKGKAA
- a CDS encoding MFS transporter, with translation MPSQKDPIDSTKRDEEEWNENDLEKMDQLELAAQYEPNSEAEKALVRKIDKRIIPTIWALYTLSYLDRANVGNAKTGGLEADLNLTSTQYSIVLLVFFISYVIFEVPSNMMISRLRPSLYLSGLCIIWGGIAACMAAAKTYQALAGIRFVLGFVEAGFAPGVAFYLSSWYKRYELASRFSLYYTATAVSGAFSGLLAGAITENLDGARGLAGWQWLFIIEGCASSFLGFFTWLIMPDWPSTTKFLSPDERVLAVQRLAYDGLSSTAGAQGHISHWAAFKMAACDWRTWVFTVLYMLTQGAQTIQYFVPTLIGTLGWTGYLGQYRTIPLYACAFVCIIGFCWGADYYKAKPLFIMVGGALGTIFFIIVTCVTTHMVQYVFLILAFGCVYALPPLVLTWVPNVLTHPAEKRGVAIALVNALGCSASIYGVFLWPSQDAPRYIPGFAATTCFMALIVIITPIMWYLVNRYPIQAPDVDKAVREEIERQKGRGTA